One part of the Pecten maximus chromosome 1, xPecMax1.1, whole genome shotgun sequence genome encodes these proteins:
- the LOC117328932 gene encoding elongator complex protein 6-like, translating to MFPELNSVLDIKTTDSIIGKAIGISESDVDGSFLIHHFLSFFLRNDHPVSFVTFVQSFNHFNTVSKKFGLDLAAKRNNGQLAFIEGLKLLGESFMLDDNESHVSKGDNPFVERGQSNHALLPLYCYIENICNDLIKDHSKPPILIIDDVSVLLSTGHTLKDTIAFIQYLQNFVSSQNGIAVLHISKGKRSCDEDAVVVWKHMCHLFPVLIEVCGLSSGYCRDVHGELKIANDSSLHKHQVKKSMQYKLTDKSIALFAAGLSSAVL from the exons ATGTTTCCAGAATTGAACAGTGTATTAGACATCAAAACAACTGACAGTATCATTGGGAAAGCTATCGGTATTTCTGAATCAGATGTCGATGGAAGTTTTTTGATCCACCACTTTCTGTCCTTTTTCTTACGAAATGACCACCCTGTCAGTTTTGTGACGTTTGTTCAATCTTTCAACCATTTCAACACAGTGAGCAAGAAATTTGGACTAGATCTAGCAGCTAAGCGGAACAATGGACAGCTTGCATTCATCGAAGGACTAAAACTATTGGGAGAATCTTTCATGCTGGACGACAATGAGAGTCATGTGTCCAAGGGAGACAATCCCTTTGTGGAAAGGGGACAATCCAATCATGCATTATTACCGTTGTACTgctatatagaaaatatatgtaatgatttGATAAAAGATCACAGTAAGCCCCCAATATTGATAATCGATGATGTAAGTGTTCTTTTGAGCACTGGACACACACTGAAAGATACTATTGCCTTTATCCAATACTTGCAGAATTTCGTTTCCAGTCAAAATGGAATAGCAGTTTTACACATCAGCAAAGGAAAACGGTCGTGTGATGAAGATGCTGTAGTAGTGTGGAAGCACATGTGTCATTTATTTCCTGTTCTGATAGAAGTCTGTGGCTTGAGCAGCGGCTATTGCAGAGATGTGCATGGAGAG CTGAAAATTGCAAATGACAGTTCCCTACACAAACACCAAGTGAAGAAAAGCATGCAGTATAAACTGACAGACAAATCTATTGCACTCTTTGCAGCTGGATTGTCATCTGCTGTGCTGTGA